The Thermoproteota archaeon genomic interval GACCATCTCAAGGGCGCCAACTAGGGCACCGATGAGGGCGTCGTTCAGGGCGATGTATCTGAGTTCCTCACCCACGGCATCTAGAAACATCCTCTCAAGTTCCTCATCGCTCACCTCCTCGAACTTCCTTAAAATGAACTCACTCACGCTCATGTTCTCGCTCATCTGAGAGAGAAGAGATGTAGTCAGGGTGGACACGACCCTCTTAATAGCTAGTTCCAGCATCTCCCTCGTCTCCGAAGGAAGCGGGATCGGCAGCTTAACTTCCCTCAGTTTGAGTTCCACGGCCTCCGAGATCATCTTCCTAACATCTTCCGGGGAGAGGATACTTCTCTCAACCGTATTGGCTATATTCTCGGCAATTTCCCTCCTCCTCTTGGGGAACACCCCCTGCACCCTGAGGGGACCAAGCTGTATGGGCTTCCTGGGATGGAAGAGCATCCATATCGCCACTCTATTGGCTGCGTACCCTATGAAGGCTCCGAATGCCGAGCCGAGAAGCAGCACCCATGGTCTCATACGCCCGCCCCCACCAATGCCTAAAATCACTCCTTAACCAAGTCCGCCAGTTTCGAGTACAGGGATTCCAGCAGACGGTCCACCTCTGGTATGGATAAAGCTCTGCCCAGAGCTACATCAAGACGATACCTGCTCCCCTCGGCAGATAATTCCTCCTCAATGGGCCTCGGATCCCTCAAGATCTCCCTGAGGGCGCTTATGACCCCTTCGTCCTCCCTTCTCGGCGCGGGCATCTCCAAATAATCAGCGAGGAGGAAGCGGGTCCACCCCCTCGATATCTTCCTACCCATGAGCGTGAGCAGCGAGGCGAAGAATGTGCTGTTATACCACGCTGCTAGCATCCAAGACCTCCTCCTACTCGTGATCACAACGTAGAAGTTCTTGGAGGCGGTTACTTTCTCTCCCGTCAGGTAGGCCAATGAGGACCTCCTCAGGGGATCTCCCACCTTGTCGGGGAGGAAGAGATATCCGAAGGGCTTCTTCGTCTTGAGCTGCCTCCATACGTGACTGTACCATCTGCTTCCTTTAGATCTGACCGCCGGGGCGGCGGTGCCTTCCTCCAAGCCCCACCTGATGTATTCCACCAAGCCCCTTGGAAGGTCTTCCAATGGCAGGGGAGGCACGGAAAGCAAATAGGTCCCTACATTCACCTCTATCGATCTTGAGTATAGAGATGGCCTCCTCAAGGCCCTCACCAGGTATTTCCTGTCTATCCTCAGCTCCCGACCGTCCGAGAGGATGAAGTCCGAATCGCCCGACCTGAGATCCCAGTACCCATTGGGGAGGAAGAAGAACTCCGGGCCGTACATCTCAACTCCCCTGACCACTCTCACTCCCAGATCCGAGAGCCTCACGAGGGTCCCGGCCCTCAGGGCGGAGCCAACGAACTTGAGCACGAGATCACGAAGATCCCGGTCGAAGAGGGACAGCCAGTTCATGTCAAAGAAGGTGGGTAGTTCCCCTAAATCGAGAAGAGAGCGCTTACCCGACGCGCTCAGGACCTTCGTGAGACCCCTTCCCGGTCCTTTCCTGGCCACGAGCACCAATTCCTTGAATCCACTTCCTTCAGAGAAGGAGTCCCGTCCTTCAGCCAATAGCGCCAGGTGATAGCTCTCCCTGATGAGTCTCTTGTAACCCCTCCCATATATGGTGTAAAAGGTGGAAGCTGGAAGCACGGTTGCTACAACACCTCCGTCCTCGAGGATGTCATCTATCAAGAGCATCGCTAGGGCTTGCAGGCTGATGGATCCCTTGCCCACGAACTCCGGATGGGTCCTCCTGAATGTTTCCACCAGCGCCCTCCTGTAATCCTCAGGAAGCTTATCCCACCTGGTGAAGGGCGGGTTAGTGGCTATCAGGTTGGAGGACGGGAGTTCTCCCCTGAGATACAGGGTGAAGGCATCCCCCACCCTCACATCCAAGATTCTCCCTTCACCCTCCAGCATGTGGAGAAGGGAGGTGAACGCCACCAACGCCGGTAGAGGAAGCTTCTCCACGCCCCACACCTTGATGACCCTATCCTTAGCTAGAGACAGTAGATGAGAGAGCGTTCTCCCGGAACCCATGAAGGGATCGCCTAGCACTATGTCGCCCTCTACCAAGTCCAGCGCCTCCTCCATGATCCGGAGCGCCTCGTCCTTCGAGTAGTACACGGCCAGCTTCCTCTTCATGTCTTCACCAACGGTCCTCTGAACCATGAGCTGGCACTGATGCAGGGACATGGGTCTCTCCTCCTTGGACCTCTCCACAACCTCTCTGGGTAGTTCGCTCAAAAGCGGGATTTCCAACGATTGAAGATCGCTGAGGTCGAGGTACTCCTCCAAGATCCTGATGCATGATCCCAGAATGCGGAGATAGAGCCCTTTCCCTTGGGTTTCAAGCATTCCCCATCCTCCTCGACAGCAGGATCAGCATGGGAGCCGATGCTAGGGGGAACAGAGCAGTGAGGAGATACGCTCTAGAGTAGTCCAACAGTGAAGCGATGAAGCCCATGACTATGGGACCCGAGAAGCGACCCACGTCAGCTCCCATAGAGTATAGAGCCATGGCCCTATTTCTCGCACCCTCCGGGACCGACCCTATGGTCACGTACTGTTGGGCCGGAACTGTGAATCCGAGGCCCAGGCCAAACAGGGCGGCGATACCGTAGCTCAGTGGAGGGAGGTACCAGATAGAGAGGGCCACGAGTGAGAGGAGCATGATCCCGTAACCTAGGGATATGGCAGCCATGGGTCTACTC includes:
- a CDS encoding restriction endonuclease subunit M; the encoded protein is MLETQGKGLYLRILGSCIRILEEYLDLSDLQSLEIPLLSELPREVVERSKEERPMSLHQCQLMVQRTVGEDMKRKLAVYYSKDEALRIMEEALDLVEGDIVLGDPFMGSGRTLSHLLSLAKDRVIKVWGVEKLPLPALVAFTSLLHMLEGEGRILDVRVGDAFTLYLRGELPSSNLIATNPPFTRWDKLPEDYRRALVETFRRTHPEFVGKGSISLQALAMLLIDDILEDGGVVATVLPASTFYTIYGRGYKRLIRESYHLALLAEGRDSFSEGSGFKELVLVARKGPGRGLTKVLSASGKRSLLDLGELPTFFDMNWLSLFDRDLRDLVLKFVGSALRAGTLVRLSDLGVRVVRGVEMYGPEFFFLPNGYWDLRSGDSDFILSDGRELRIDRKYLVRALRRPSLYSRSIEVNVGTYLLSVPPLPLEDLPRGLVEYIRWGLEEGTAAPAVRSKGSRWYSHVWRQLKTKKPFGYLFLPDKVGDPLRRSSLAYLTGEKVTASKNFYVVITSRRRSWMLAAWYNSTFFASLLTLMGRKISRGWTRFLLADYLEMPAPRREDEGVISALREILRDPRPIEEELSAEGSRYRLDVALGRALSIPEVDRLLESLYSKLADLVKE
- a CDS encoding DUF445 family protein, whose product is MRPWVLLLGSAFGAFIGYAANRVAIWMLFHPRKPIQLGPLRVQGVFPKRRREIAENIANTVERSILSPEDVRKMISEAVELKLREVKLPIPLPSETREMLELAIKRVVSTLTTSLLSQMSENMSVSEFILRKFEEVSDEELERMFLDAVGEELRYIALNDALIGALVGALEMVLLSLLH